A single region of the Raphanus sativus cultivar WK10039 chromosome 1, ASM80110v3, whole genome shotgun sequence genome encodes:
- the LOC108840589 gene encoding pentatricopeptide repeat-containing protein At1g20230, protein MTKQVLPLIEKIPQTILGFLESSPSHWSSSLSKTTQAHARILKSGAQNDGYISAKLISSYSNYSCFDDANLILQSIPDPNVYTFSSLIYALTKAKLYSQSLGVFSRMLSRGLVPDTHVLPNLFKVCAELSAFRAGKQIHCVACALGLDGDRFVQGSLFHMYMRCGKMGDARKVFDRMRERDVVTCSALLCGYARKGCLEEVVRVLSEMESCGIEPNVVSWNGILSGFNRSGYHKEAVVMFQKMHRLGFLPDEIAVSSVLPSVGDSERVDVGRQIHGYVIKEGLLKDKCVISAMIDMYGKSGHVYGIIDLFEQFELMETGVCNACITGLSRNGLVDKALEMFELFKEQKMELNVVSWTSIIAGCAQNGKDIEALELFREMQVARVKPNRVTIPSMLPACGNIAALVHGRSAHAFAVRVHLLDDVHVGSALIDMYAKCGRINMSQVVFDMMPTKNLVCWNSLMSGYSMHGKAKEVMSIFESLVRTRLKPDFISFTSLLSACSQVGLTDEGWKYFGMMTEEYGIKPRLEHYSCMVSLLGRAGKLQEAYDLVKEMPLEPDSCVWGALLNSCRLQNNVDLAEIAAEKLFDLEPENPGSYVLLSNIYAAKGMWAEVDSIRNRMESLGMKKNPGCSWIQVKNKVYTLLAGDKSHPQIDQITEKMDEISKEMRKAGHLPNLDFALHDVEEQEQEQMLWGHSEKLAVVFGLLNTPDGTPLQVIKNLRICGDCHSVIKFISGYAGRAIFVRDTNRFHHFKDGVCSCGDFW, encoded by the coding sequence ATGACAAAACAAGTTCTTCCACTGATAGAGAAGATCCCTCAAACGATCCTTGGATTCTTAGAATCTTCTCCATCTCATTGGTCTTCTTCTCTATCGAAAACAACGCAGGCTCATGCTCGTATACTCAAATCCGGAGCCCAGAACGACGGCTACATCTCCGCGAAACTCATCTCTTCCTACTCGAACTACAGCTGCTTCGACGACGCGAATCTCATCTTGCAATCGATCCCGGATCCAAATGTCTACACTTTCTCGTCTCTCATCTACGCGTTGACCAAGGCCAAGCTTTACTCTCAATCGCTCGGCGTGTTCTCTCGGATGCTCTCTCGTGGGTTGGTTCCAGATACCCACGTTCTTCCGAATCTGTTCAAAGTCTGTGCTGAGTTATCGGCCTTTAGAGCCGGTAAACAGATTCATTGCGTGGCGTGTGCGTTGGGGTTGGATGGGGATAGGTTCGTTCAGGGCTCTTTGTTTCATATGTACATGAGGTGTGGTAAGATGGGCGATGCGCGCAAGGTGTTCGATAGAATGCGTGAGAGGGATGTTGTGACTTGCAGTGCTTTGCTTTGTGGGTACGCGAGGAAGGGTTGTTTAGAGGAGGTGGTTCGTGTTCTGTCTGAGATGGAAAGTTGTGGTATTGAGCCGAATGTCGTGTCTTGGAATGGGATTCTTAGTGGGTTTAATCGTAGCGGGTATCATAAGGAAGCAGTGGTGATGTTTCAGAAGATGCATCGTCTGGGGTTTCTACCTGATGAGATTGCTGTTTCGAGTGTTCTTCCTTCTGTTGGAGACTCGGAGAGAGTGGATGTAGGGAGGCAGATTCATGGGTATGTGATTAAAGAGGGTTTGCTGAAGGATAAATGTGTGATTAGTGCGATGATCGATATGTATGGGAAGTCTGGTCATGTCTATGGGATTATAGATCTTTTCGAACAGTTTGAGCTGATGGAGACCGGGGTTTGCAATGCATGTATTACAGGGCTGTCGCGAAATGGTCTTGTTGACAAGGCGCTTGAGATGTTTGAGCTGTTCAAGGAGCAAAAGATGGAGCTAAATGTCGTGTCATGGACTTCAATCATAGCTGGGTGTGCACAGAATGGGAAAGATATTGAAGCTCTAGAACTATTCAGAGAAATGCAGGTTGCTAGAGTGAAGCCAAACCGTGTAACAATCCCTTCAATGCTTCCAGCGTGCGGAAACATAGCAGCTTTGGTTCATGGGAGATCGGCTCATGCATTTGCTGTACGGGTCCACCTTTTGGATGATGTTCACGTTGGGAGCGCACTGATTGACATGTATGCCAAATGTGGAAGAATCAACATGTCTCAGGTTGTCTTTGATATGATGCCCACGAAAAACTTGGTCTGCTGGAATTCGTTAATGAGTGGATACTCGATGCACGGGAAGGCCAAGGAAGTCATGAGCATATTTGAATCTCTCGTGAGAACCAGGTTGAAACCTGATTTCATCAGCTTTACAAGCTTATTGTCAGCATGTAGCCAAGTAGGTTTAACAGATGAAGGATGGAAATATTTCGGCATGATGACTGAGGAATATGGGATTAAACCGAGGTTGGAACATTATTCTTGCATGGTAAGCCTCCTTGGACGCGCAGGGAAGTTGCAAGAAGCATATGATTTGGTAAAGGAGATGCCTCTGGAGCCAGACTCCTGCGTCTGGGGAGCTTTGCTAAACTCTTGCAGACTTCAAAACAATGTAGACTTAGCTGAGATCGCAGCAGAAAAACTTTTCGATCTAGAACCGGAAAACCCAGGGAGTTACGTTCTCTTGTCCAATATATACGCAGCTAAAGGCATGTGGGCAGAAGTAGACAGTATTAGAAACAGGATGGAGAGTCTGGGGATGAAGAAGAACCCGGGATGCAGCTGGATTCAAGTGAAGAACAAAGTGTACACGCTTCTTGCTGGTGACAAGTCGCATCCGCAGATAGATCAGATAACAGAGAAGATGGATGAGATAAGCAAAGAGATGAGGAAAGCTGGTCATCTCCCGAATTTAGATTTTGCTCTACATGATGTGGAGGAGCAAGAGCAAGAGCAGATGTTATGGGGACACAGCGAGAAACTAGCAGTAGTTTTTGGTCTTCTGAACACACCAGACGGTACACCACTTCAGGTCATAAAGAACCTTAGGATATGCGGAGATTGCCACTCAGTCATTAAATTTATATCGGGTTACGCAGGTAGAGCGATTTTCGTTAGAGATACGAATAGGTTTCATCACTTCAAAGATGGTGTTTGTTCTTGTGGAGATTTCTGGTGA
- the LOC108807578 gene encoding glycine-rich cell wall structural protein 2, producing MDMYERVAKPKDETPIAENEIRITSTGRARNCITYAMALLQEKGSDEVIFKAMGRAINKTVNIVELIKRRVAGLHQHTSIGSTDITDTWEPKEEGLLPIETTRHVSLITIILSKKELNTSSVGYQPPIPIEMVKPLAEIDYEGRDGSPRGRARRGRGGGRGRGGRGDGYVNVEYDDGGMEPERPSGRGRGGRGRGGGRGGRGRGGYNGPPQPYYEAQQDGGSYENNAPAPQYHEYDDGGMEPERSSGRGRGGRGRGGGRRGGGRGRGGFNAPPPYYEAQQHGGDYGYNNAPHPQQDYGHDAPPQGRGGGRGGRGGRGRGGGRGGFNRSNGPPIQAAA from the exons ATGGACATGTACGAGCGAGTTGCGAAGCCGAAGGATGAGACTCCGATTGCTGAGAACGAGATTCGTATCACCAGTACCGGTAGGGCGCGAAACTGCATCACCTATGCGATGGCTCTTCTTCAG gAGAAAGGATCGGATGAAGTTATTTTCAAGGCAATGGGAAGAGCAATCAACAAGACTGTGAACATTGTTGAGTTGATTAAG AGAAGAGTTGCTGGTCTTCACCAGCACACGTCTATTGGATCCACGGACATAACCGATACCTGGGAACCTAAAGAGGAAGGCCTTCTTCC AATTGAGACGACAAGGCATGTGTCGTTGATCACTATAATACTTTCGAAGAAGGAGCTGAATACATCCTCAGTTGG GTACCAGCCTCCGATTCCTATTGAGATGGTGAAGCCATTGGCTGAGATTGATTACGAAGGCAGAG ATGGATCACCAAGAGGCAGAGCAAGAAGAGGCCGAGGAGGTGGTAGGGGAAGAGGTGGCAGAG GGGATGGATATGTGAACGTTGAGTATGATGATGGGGGTATGGAACCTGAGCGGCCATCTGGTAGAGGAAGAGGAGGGCGCGGGAGAGGTGGGGGACGTGGCGGTCGTGGAAGAGGAGGTTACAATGGTCCTCCTCAGCCTTACTATGAAGCTCAACAAGATGGAGGAAGCTATGAAAACAATGCTCCTGCTCCACAGTATCATGAGTATGATGATGGAGGTATGGAGCCTGAGCGGTCATCTGGTAGAGGAAGAGGAGGCCGCGGGAGAGGAGGAGGACGACGTGGTGGTGGTCGTGGAAGAGGAGGTTTCAATGCTCCTCCACCATACTATGAAGCTCAACAACATGGAGGAGACTATGGATATAACAATGCTCCTCATCCTCAACAGGACTATGGACATGATGCTCCTCCTCAGGGCCGTg GAGGTGGCCGTGGTGGAAGGGGAGGTCGTGGAAGAGGAGGAGGCCGTGGTGGGTTTAACAGATCAAATGGACCACCTATTCAGGCAGCTGCTTAA
- the LOC108851093 gene encoding uncharacterized protein LOC108851093, giving the protein MIRTALLVVALLVGTSVHAQLVPPPRRDGFVYPPGRKIEPETILIEAYFDPVCPDCGDAWEPLKLAVDHYGSRVALVLHLIPLPFHDNAFVVSRALHIVNALDSNATFGLLEGIFKHQALFYNSQTQFMPRPAVVDKLVKLGTVTLGSSFHYPLKSGFRNSQSDLATRVSFKYSVSRGVSATPTFYVNGFELPDAGSPIDFEGWKNTIDPLVNPREAKIKDTFLSFLTQPSY; this is encoded by the exons atGATTCGAACGGCTTTATTGGTCGTTGCTTTACTCGTCGGAACAAGCGTACATGCGCAGCTAGTGCCCCCGCCGAGACGCGATGGATTCGTGTATCCACCGGGTAGGAAAATCGAACCGGAAACGATACTCATCGAAGCGTATTTTGACCCGGTTTGCCCCGATTGCGGTGACGCTTGGGAACCGTTAAAGCTAGCGGTTGATCACTACGGATCTCGCGTTGCTCTTGTTCTTCACCTCATCCCTTTGCC GTTCCATGACAATGCGTTTGTAGTGTCTAGGGCCTTGCACATTGTGAATGCGTTAGATTCCAATGCCACGTTCGGGTTGCTCGAAGGGATATTCAAGCACCAG GCATTGTTCTACAACTCGCAAACACAATTCATGCCAAGACCTGCGGTTGTGGACAAATTAGTCAAACTCGGGACAGTTACATTAGGTAGCTCATTTCATTATCCTCTTAAATCTGGCTTCCGCAACTCACAGTCTGATCTTGCTACTAGGGTTTCCTTCAAG TATAGCGTTTCAAGAGGCGTTTCTGCTACACCAACATTCTATGTGAATGGGTTCGAGCTGCCGGATGCTGGTTCCCCTATAGATTTTGAAGGATGGAAAAACACCATTGATCCTCTGGTTAACCCACGAGAAGCAAAGATAAAGGACACCTTCCTTTCATTCCTCACCCAACCATCTTATTAG